Proteins encoded together in one Olsenella timonensis window:
- a CDS encoding TIGR03936 family radical SAM-associated protein — protein MSVQPTCARPQDLPVKADLSRLRVRYRKDSRLAFLGHLDLISTVERCVRRSGLPFSIGNGFARRMRIQFSSALPTGTSSVCEYFDVRLTEEVDAREALERLRAATPGALAPSGASYVPGRLPALEAWLDRAAWEVTVECGGARADDLLEGIEAVRGEGSLTYLRGDRAKTVDVGVALAGAGACDVAPGVVRLELETRSSHAGALRPQILVAAALERVGAGEAEVMRVRRTGQWHEEHGRLVEPLGPFGEECRAPLS, from the coding sequence ATGAGCGTCCAGCCTACGTGCGCGCGTCCGCAGGACCTCCCCGTCAAGGCGGACCTCTCCCGCCTGCGCGTCCGCTACCGCAAGGACAGCCGCCTCGCCTTCCTCGGTCACCTCGACCTGATCTCGACCGTGGAGCGCTGCGTGAGGCGCTCGGGGCTTCCCTTCTCGATCGGAAACGGGTTCGCGCGGCGGATGCGCATACAGTTCTCGAGCGCGCTCCCCACCGGGACGAGCTCGGTGTGCGAGTACTTTGACGTGCGTCTGACCGAGGAGGTGGATGCGCGCGAGGCCCTCGAGAGGCTGCGCGCGGCCACGCCCGGCGCACTCGCCCCGTCCGGGGCCTCCTACGTCCCCGGGCGCCTTCCCGCGCTGGAGGCCTGGCTGGACCGCGCCGCATGGGAGGTGACGGTCGAGTGCGGGGGCGCTCGCGCCGACGACCTCCTCGAGGGCATCGAGGCGGTCAGGGGCGAGGGGTCGCTCACCTACCTGCGCGGAGACCGGGCGAAGACGGTCGACGTCGGCGTCGCGCTCGCGGGCGCCGGGGCCTGCGACGTCGCCCCGGGCGTCGTGCGGCTCGAGCTCGAGACGCGCTCGTCGCACGCCGGGGCGCTGCGGCCCCAGATTCTCGTCGCCGCCGCCCTCGAGCGCGTCGGGGCGGGGGAGGCGGAGGTCATGCGGGTGCGTCGCACCGGGCAGTGGCACGAGGAACATGGGCGTCTTGTGGAGCCTCTCGGACCCTTTGGCGAAGAGTGTCGCGCACCATTATCCTGA
- a CDS encoding TIGR03960 family B12-binding radical SAM protein: protein MRAARENLFHLIEPLLPHVEHPARYLDHEWGSCEEQDGPFHLCMVYADVYEVGQPNLGVAILYDRVNAQEGMSCERCYLPWKDKAGLMRDRGIPLLSLEGAAPLASFDAVGFTLAHELIATNVLEALDLAGIALSSAERDEDDPIILAGGPSAWNCEPIAEVFDAVLLGDGEDSIVEACACIRAARAEGLARADLLRRLSRVPGTYVPSLYEVRVDETSTRWGYAVPRAGEDVPEVVHKRCVADLSETPAVAQRIVPYAGIVQDRLPLEVLRGCARGCRFCQAGMTYRPVRERPAEQVVSCGVEGLLASGHNEISLSSLSTTDHSQCAAILDGLNASLEGRGVRVSIPSQRLDSFGVDMAAAVAGGRRGGLTFAPEAGSQRLRDVINKNVSEEDVESAARNAFSAGWRRMKLYFMMGLPTETDEDVVGIARLAERVLEIGREVVGRGPKSGVSVSISVAVLVPKSFTPFQWCGQLHPDEVRRRQQLLLHEVRDRAIRVSYHDADVSLVEGALSKMGRAGFPLVRRAWELGCRFDAWTSEFDFDAWRAAARDCGLDLADVACEEFPLAARLPWDHTSPGVGKGYLQREWLRAIEGVTTPDCTRESCTGCGVCPTLGVGNVLWGERA from the coding sequence ATGAGGGCGGCGCGCGAGAACCTCTTTCACCTGATCGAGCCGCTGCTGCCGCACGTCGAGCACCCGGCTCGCTACCTCGACCACGAATGGGGCTCCTGCGAGGAGCAGGACGGCCCCTTCCACCTCTGCATGGTCTACGCCGACGTCTACGAGGTGGGCCAGCCCAACCTCGGCGTGGCGATTCTCTACGACCGGGTGAACGCGCAGGAGGGGATGAGCTGCGAGCGCTGCTACCTCCCCTGGAAGGACAAGGCCGGCCTCATGCGCGACAGGGGCATCCCGCTGCTCTCCCTCGAGGGGGCGGCGCCGCTCGCCTCCTTCGACGCCGTCGGCTTCACGCTCGCGCACGAGCTCATCGCCACCAACGTGCTCGAGGCGCTCGACCTCGCGGGCATCGCGCTCTCCTCCGCCGAGCGCGACGAGGACGACCCGATCATCCTCGCCGGCGGCCCGTCCGCGTGGAACTGCGAGCCGATCGCCGAGGTCTTCGACGCGGTGCTGCTCGGCGACGGCGAGGACTCGATCGTCGAGGCGTGCGCCTGCATACGCGCCGCGCGCGCTGAGGGGCTCGCCCGCGCCGACCTGCTTCGCCGCCTCTCCCGGGTGCCGGGAACCTACGTGCCCTCGCTCTACGAGGTCCGCGTCGACGAGACGTCCACCCGCTGGGGCTACGCGGTCCCGCGGGCGGGGGAGGACGTGCCCGAGGTGGTCCATAAGCGCTGCGTCGCCGATCTCTCCGAGACACCCGCCGTCGCGCAGAGGATCGTCCCCTACGCCGGCATCGTCCAGGACCGCCTCCCGCTCGAGGTCCTGCGCGGGTGCGCGCGTGGCTGCAGGTTCTGCCAGGCCGGCATGACGTATCGCCCCGTGCGGGAGCGCCCCGCCGAGCAGGTGGTGAGCTGCGGTGTGGAGGGGCTGCTCGCCAGCGGGCACAATGAGATCTCCCTCTCGTCCCTCTCCACGACCGACCATTCGCAGTGCGCCGCGATCCTCGACGGCCTCAACGCCTCGCTCGAGGGCAGGGGCGTGCGCGTGTCCATCCCCTCGCAGCGGCTCGACTCCTTCGGCGTCGACATGGCCGCCGCCGTGGCGGGGGGCCGCAGGGGAGGGCTCACCTTCGCGCCCGAGGCCGGCAGTCAGCGTCTGCGCGACGTGATCAACAAGAACGTCTCCGAGGAGGACGTGGAGAGCGCCGCGAGAAACGCCTTCTCGGCCGGATGGCGCAGGATGAAGCTCTACTTCATGATGGGCCTTCCGACCGAGACCGACGAGGACGTCGTTGGCATAGCGCGCCTCGCCGAGCGCGTGCTCGAGATCGGGCGCGAGGTCGTGGGGCGCGGTCCCAAGAGCGGCGTGTCGGTCTCCATCTCGGTCGCCGTGCTCGTCCCCAAGTCCTTCACCCCCTTCCAGTGGTGCGGCCAGCTCCATCCCGACGAGGTGCGCCGCCGCCAGCAGCTTCTGCTGCACGAGGTGCGCGACCGGGCGATTCGCGTCTCCTACCATGACGCCGACGTCTCGCTCGTCGAGGGCGCGCTCTCCAAGATGGGGCGCGCGGGCTTTCCCCTCGTGCGCCGCGCATGGGAGCTGGGCTGCAGGTTCGACGCGTGGACGAGCGAGTTCGACTTCGACGCATGGCGCGCGGCCGCGCGAGACTGCGGCCTCGACCTCGCTGACGTTGCCTGCGAGGAGTTCCCGCTCGCCGCGCGCCTGCCGTGGGACCACACCTCGCCCGGCGTGGGCAAGGGCTACCTGCAGCGCGAGTGGCTTCGTGCCATCGAGGGCGTCACGACGCCCGACTGCACGCGGGAGAGCTGCACGGGCTGCGGCGTGTGCCCCACCCTCGGCGTCGGGAACGTCCTGTGGGGTGAGCGCGCATGA
- a CDS encoding FtsW/RodA/SpoVE family cell cycle protein — protein sequence MGLALGLRGSSGAASRPAARRRVGRSRGPLDGLYLTQLIPALLIVIIGIVTIWSASISIPEANFTSHLAGIAIGLAGAVAVWRYDCRALSNMTTALFVLACVLMVLPRVPGLGYEGGLGMVGWVRIGPLRFQPSEPGKIVTIFLMASACAQYNGKIETFRDYAKLCGTLLVPLLLILSLDLGTGLIIFFIGATVIIVSGAPRTWVLLTIALIVGVAALVVVTSTIDGLPHILKEYQLKRLTVFIDPSVDPTGDGYNLQQAMIAVGSGGLFGKGLGNATQALDGFVPEAQTDFVFSLFAEQFGFVGSLVLLGLYAWMILSTVLLAMRTESYFTRLALVGCVAMWTFQVLENVGMCLGIMPITGIPLPFVSYGSSSMVVQLASIGIVQSFWRHRQKAA from the coding sequence ATGGGCTTGGCTCTGGGTCTCAGGGGTTCGTCCGGGGCGGCGTCTCGTCCTGCCGCGCGCCGTCGCGTGGGACGCTCGCGCGGCCCGCTCGACGGGCTCTACCTCACGCAGCTGATCCCCGCGCTGCTGATCGTCATCATCGGGATCGTCACCATCTGGTCCGCCTCCATCTCCATACCCGAGGCCAACTTCACGAGCCACCTCGCGGGCATCGCGATCGGCCTCGCCGGCGCCGTCGCCGTCTGGCGCTACGACTGTCGGGCGCTCTCCAACATGACGACGGCGCTGTTCGTCCTCGCCTGCGTGCTCATGGTGCTGCCGCGCGTCCCCGGGCTCGGCTACGAGGGCGGCCTCGGCATGGTCGGCTGGGTGCGGATCGGCCCGCTGCGCTTCCAGCCCTCGGAGCCCGGCAAGATCGTGACGATCTTCCTCATGGCGTCCGCCTGCGCTCAGTACAACGGCAAGATCGAGACGTTCAGGGACTACGCCAAGCTCTGCGGGACGCTGCTCGTGCCCCTGCTTCTGATACTGTCGCTCGACCTCGGGACGGGCCTCATCATCTTCTTCATCGGCGCCACCGTCATCATCGTGAGCGGCGCCCCGCGCACCTGGGTGCTGCTCACGATCGCGCTCATCGTCGGCGTGGCCGCGCTCGTCGTCGTGACGTCGACGATCGACGGGCTCCCGCACATTCTCAAGGAGTACCAGCTCAAGCGCCTCACGGTCTTCATCGACCCGAGCGTCGACCCGACGGGCGACGGCTACAACCTCCAGCAGGCGATGATCGCCGTGGGCTCGGGCGGCCTGTTCGGCAAGGGCCTCGGCAACGCCACGCAGGCGCTCGACGGCTTCGTTCCCGAGGCCCAGACCGACTTCGTCTTCTCGCTGTTCGCGGAGCAGTTCGGCTTTGTGGGCTCGCTCGTCCTTCTCGGCCTGTATGCTTGGATGATACTGTCCACCGTCCTGCTCGCCATGAGGACGGAGTCGTACTTCACGCGCCTCGCCCTCGTCGGGTGCGTGGCGATGTGGACGTTCCAGGTGCTCGAGAACGTCGGGATGTGCCTCGGCATCATGCCCATCACGGGCATCCCGCTGCCCTTCGTGTCATACGGCTCGTCGTCGATGGTCGTCCAGCTCGCGTCGATCGGCATCGTGCAGTCGTTCTGGAGGCATCGTCAGAAGGCGGCCTAG